One genomic region from Candidatus Omnitrophota bacterium encodes:
- a CDS encoding AAA family ATPase translates to MDSAIESIKWIMIIIDIVLIILPAIWYLIALKSKKAMMYFKMYWLKIVIIDVILFVVVLAIQGMASLESYYRNITLATMPVQLLMVSLNAIIFVYMYMIFMRGGFSKLSNKLKVHGEFVNVKWSDVIGMENVKEEAMEVVQLIRDRARVKKIGGKILRGILMLGPPGCGKTYLAKAIATESGLPFVSMSGSEFVEIFVGVGAARVRALFKKARELAYGYGGCIIFIDELDAIARKRVFSAFGGTEETNSTQNQMLAEMDGLQELKDKHGEPRPEQNIIVIGATNAPEDTLDRALRRPGRFDRIINIERPGLEDREKLFAYYLNKVSFDKAMDIGRLARKAVYKSPADIENIVKEAALVATRNGRDTIKLEDISEAMERIDIGLKRKITMTAHERETTAYHEAGHAVVTYILHPTNDVFKISIIPRKDTLGVTYTQPKEELYSYTRDKLFADIKVDLAGYAAEKMKFGVTSTGVAGDFKNAMRIAHFMVWTLGMSDAGYLGDYTAIPENQLSDGTKEKLNQETQKIFQKCLKEVDDLLIKEKSILERLVKELLAKEELEYDEIETIFQEYGKLRTKSAW, encoded by the coding sequence ATGGACTCGGCAATAGAATCAATCAAGTGGATCATGATAATAATAGATATCGTGCTTATAATACTTCCCGCCATATGGTACCTTATCGCCCTGAAAAGTAAAAAAGCTATGATGTATTTTAAGATGTACTGGCTGAAAATAGTTATCATCGATGTTATACTTTTTGTCGTCGTTCTTGCCATACAGGGCATGGCTTCCCTCGAATCATATTACAGGAATATAACTTTGGCGACGATGCCGGTGCAGCTTTTAATGGTTTCGTTAAACGCGATAATCTTTGTCTATATGTATATGATATTTATGCGCGGCGGATTTTCGAAACTCAGTAACAAGCTAAAAGTGCACGGCGAATTTGTGAATGTCAAATGGTCCGACGTCATAGGCATGGAGAACGTTAAAGAAGAGGCGATGGAAGTCGTCCAGCTCATCAGAGACAGGGCGCGGGTGAAGAAGATAGGCGGAAAGATCCTGCGCGGGATATTGATGTTAGGCCCACCGGGATGCGGCAAGACGTATCTGGCAAAGGCGATAGCCACTGAGTCGGGGCTGCCCTTTGTGTCGATGTCTGGCAGCGAGTTTGTAGAGATATTCGTGGGAGTCGGCGCCGCGCGCGTAAGAGCGTTGTTTAAAAAAGCAAGAGAGCTCGCGTATGGTTACGGCGGCTGCATCATTTTTATAGACGAGCTCGACGCTATAGCGAGAAAAAGAGTCTTCTCCGCTTTCGGAGGCACCGAAGAGACAAACTCAACCCAGAACCAGATGCTGGCCGAGATGGATGGACTGCAGGAACTAAAAGATAAGCATGGAGAGCCGCGGCCCGAGCAAAATATAATAGTTATAGGCGCGACTAACGCCCCCGAAGACACCCTGGATAGGGCGCTGCGTCGTCCGGGAAGGTTCGACAGGATAATCAATATTGAAAGGCCGGGCCTTGAAGACAGGGAAAAGCTCTTCGCTTATTATCTCAATAAAGTCTCGTTCGACAAGGCTATGGACATAGGGCGTCTTGCCAGGAAAGCCGTATATAAATCACCTGCCGATATAGAAAACATAGTGAAAGAAGCTGCGCTTGTAGCGACGAGAAACGGCCGCGATACGATAAAACTCGAGGATATAAGCGAGGCGATGGAGAGGATAGATATCGGGTTAAAGCGCAAGATTACCATGACTGCCCACGAAAGGGAGACTACGGCATATCATGAGGCCGGCCATGCGGTCGTTACATATATACTGCATCCGACCAACGATGTCTTTAAGATATCCATAATACCGCGTAAGGACACGCTGGGCGTAACATATACACAGCCAAAAGAAGAGCTATATAGTTACACAAGAGATAAATTATTTGCCGATATCAAAGTTGACCTCGCAGGTTACGCGGCGGAGAAGATGAAGTTTGGCGTGACATCTACGGGGGTGGCGGGCGACTTTAAGAACGCGATGAGGATAGCCCACTTTATGGTATGGACGCTTGGTATGAGCGATGCCGGGTATCTTGGGGATTATACGGCCATACCCGAAAATCAGCTGTCCGACGGCACGAAAGAAAAATTAAACCAGGAAACACAGAAGATATTCCAGAAGTGCCTGAAAGAAGTGGACGATCTATTGATAAAAGAGAAATCGATTCTTGAAAGGCTTGTAAAAGAACTGCTGGCCAAAGAAGAGCTGGAATACGACGAGATCGAAACGATATTTCAGGAATATGGCAAGCTGCGCACAAAGAGCGCATGGTAA
- a CDS encoding septation protein SpoVG family protein — protein MEITEVRIFLKEGQDRKLKAYATLTFDKSFVVRNVKVIEGTKGLFVAMPSRRLKDSCPKCHFKNVVRSKYCNQCAAPLPPHVEPKPVTSGDSRERQSEHRDIAHPITSDFREYIQKKVLTAYEEDIKKGPAQPSMTRVSTSHVNMMDEDDDIEL, from the coding sequence ATGGAAATCACCGAAGTCAGAATTTTCTTAAAGGAAGGGCAGGATAGGAAATTAAAGGCATACGCAACGCTCACTTTTGACAAATCATTCGTTGTGCGTAATGTCAAAGTTATAGAGGGGACCAAGGGTCTTTTTGTTGCAATGCCTTCCAGGCGCTTAAAAGATTCGTGCCCAAAGTGCCATTTTAAGAATGTGGTAAGGAGTAAATATTGCAACCAGTGCGCAGCCCCATTGCCGCCCCACGTTGAACCCAAGCCGGTGACTTCCGGCGACAGCCGTGAGAGACAGTCAGAGCACAGGGACATAGCGCATCCTATAACATCAGACTTCAGAGAGTATATACAGAAAAAAGTCCTCACCGCGTACGAGGAAGATATTAAGAAAGGGCCGGCTCAACCATCGATGACCCGCGTATCAACCAGTCACGTGAATATGATGGATGAGGATGACGATATAGAGTTATAA
- a CDS encoding transketolase translates to MTNKPDVKDLQRKAVEIRKDILKMLTLAGSGHTGGSLSIVDILVVLYYYVLKGDPKNPKWKDRDLFLLSKGHACPALYAILAEKGYFPKEDLWGLRKMGSKLQGHPQIGLPGIEISSGSLGQGLSIANGMALAARLDKLPNRFYCLMGDGETNEGQVWEAAMTASHYKLDNVCAIVDYNKLQIDGFCCDVKDMGAYVDKWKDFGWYTIETDGHDIQKLIEAFDKAKSVKMAPVVIIAHTIKGKGVSFVENKAEWHGISPKKEEYERAIKELDEALKKI, encoded by the coding sequence ATGACGAATAAACCCGATGTTAAAGATCTGCAAAGAAAAGCCGTAGAGATCCGCAAAGACATATTAAAGATGCTTACCCTGGCGGGGTCAGGGCATACCGGAGGCAGTCTTTCCATAGTGGATATACTGGTCGTGTTGTATTACTATGTGCTAAAGGGCGATCCCAAAAATCCGAAATGGAAGGATCGCGACCTGTTCTTACTGTCAAAAGGCCACGCCTGTCCCGCTCTTTACGCCATACTTGCCGAAAAAGGATATTTCCCAAAAGAAGACTTATGGGGCCTAAGGAAGATGGGCAGTAAATTACAGGGCCATCCGCAGATAGGGCTTCCCGGTATAGAGATTTCAAGCGGTTCGTTAGGGCAAGGGCTGTCGATAGCTAACGGAATGGCGCTTGCGGCAAGGCTCGATAAACTTCCCAACAGGTTTTACTGCCTGATGGGCGACGGCGAGACCAACGAGGGCCAGGTATGGGAAGCGGCGATGACCGCGTCGCATTACAAGTTAGATAACGTATGCGCCATAGTGGACTATAATAAACTGCAGATAGACGGGTTTTGCTGCGACGTAAAAGATATGGGCGCTTATGTGGATAAGTGGAAAGATTTCGGATGGTACACCATTGAAACCGACGGGCACGATATACAAAAACTTATTGAGGCCTTTGACAAGGCAAAGAGCGTTAAGATGGCGCCCGTGGTTATAATTGCGCATACTATAAAGGGAAAGGGCGTATCTTTCGTAGAGAATAAGGCCGAGTGGCACGGCATATCGCCTAAAAAAGAAGAGTACGAACGCGCGATAAAAGAATTAGACGAAGCGCTGAAAAAAATATAA
- the ispE gene encoding 4-(cytidine 5'-diphospho)-2-C-methyl-D-erythritol kinase, with protein sequence MTSITVKAPAKVNLFLKILSKRKDSYHNIHTLFERISLADTIKISRIPKGIIVKSDKFLTKNPKDNLVYKAAEAILKHGKVKSGVRIEIKKRIPVAAGLGGGSSDAASTLIGVNKLFNIKLNSRVLMQIGSKIGADVPFFILGTPFAAGKGTGCDLDVVKTSKKLWHLLIYPGFKVNTKDVYRAFDGIKHRESKCLTLRRCSGSSAELLPKYLTARGSDVKMVSPLTGYRDMEQMLYNDLERATVLRKEIIGCILESLAQLLGRKFIVSGSGPSLFCLYSTGKEAKIAKQAVLRSVPAGKRRGWQIFVVQTS encoded by the coding sequence ATGACCAGCATCACGGTTAAGGCTCCCGCGAAGGTTAATCTATTTTTAAAGATCCTATCCAAGAGAAAAGACTCCTATCACAATATTCATACCCTCTTCGAACGGATATCCCTTGCCGATACAATCAAAATCTCCAGGATACCAAAAGGTATAATCGTTAAATCCGACAAGTTTCTTACCAAAAACCCTAAAGACAATCTTGTCTATAAGGCTGCCGAAGCTATTTTAAAGCACGGCAAAGTGAAATCCGGAGTAAGGATAGAGATAAAAAAGCGTATACCTGTTGCCGCGGGCCTGGGCGGGGGCAGTTCAGACGCGGCTTCAACGCTTATCGGGGTCAATAAATTATTCAATATTAAGTTAAACTCCAGGGTATTGATGCAGATAGGCAGTAAAATAGGCGCGGATGTGCCATTTTTTATTTTGGGCACACCCTTTGCTGCAGGTAAAGGCACAGGATGCGACCTCGATGTAGTAAAAACTAGCAAAAAGCTATGGCATCTTCTTATTTATCCCGGGTTTAAGGTAAATACAAAGGACGTTTATAGGGCATTTGACGGCATTAAACACCGGGAATCTAAGTGCTTGACCCTTCGACGGTGCTCAGGGTCAAGTGCTGAGCTTTTGCCGAAGTACTTGACAGCCCGGGGGAGTGATGTTAAAATGGTCTCCCCTTTGACGGGCTATAGAGATATGGAGCAGATGCTCTACAACGACCTGGAACGCGCTACTGTGTTGAGAAAAGAGATTATAGGCTGCATTTTAGAAAGCTTGGCACAACTGTTGGGTAGGAAGTTCATTGTTTCCGGAAGCGGACCGAGCTTATTTTGTTTGTATAGCACCGGAAAGGAGGCGAAGATAGCGAAGCAGGCTGTTTTAAGAAGTGTGCCGGCCGGAAAAAGACGCGGCTGGCAGATTTTTGTAGTTCAAACATCATAG
- a CDS encoding transketolase family protein codes for MAELKYKMVPTRDGFGEGVVELGRKNKDVVVLSADLTDSTRANWFKKEFPDRFFGLGVAEQDMFGTAAGFALMGKIPFACTFGVFASGRAWDQIRVSVAYMNLNVKIIGTHGGISVGPDGATHQALEEISLMRIIPNMTIIVPCDALEAKRATMDAASYKGPVYIRLGRSGAPVITKETDTFKIGKANILRDGKDISIFACGQMVYESMLACDELKKDGIDARLINMHTPKPIDKDCILKCAKETGAIVAVEEHTIAGGFGSAISEVVIENCPVPIKFVGIRDKFGQSGEPEELFEHFGLKAKYIVKAAKDAIAMKR; via the coding sequence ATGGCAGAATTGAAATATAAGATGGTTCCGACGAGAGACGGTTTTGGCGAAGGCGTTGTAGAGCTGGGCCGTAAAAATAAAGATGTGGTCGTGCTTTCCGCGGACCTCACCGACTCTACCAGGGCAAACTGGTTTAAAAAAGAATTTCCCGATAGATTCTTCGGGCTGGGTGTGGCGGAGCAGGATATGTTCGGCACTGCCGCCGGTTTCGCGCTTATGGGCAAGATCCCATTCGCGTGTACATTCGGCGTATTTGCTTCAGGCAGAGCGTGGGACCAGATCAGGGTATCGGTAGCCTACATGAACCTTAATGTGAAGATAATAGGCACGCATGGAGGAATTTCCGTCGGGCCGGATGGCGCGACTCACCAGGCGCTGGAAGAAATATCGCTTATGAGGATAATACCCAATATGACGATAATCGTCCCCTGCGACGCTCTCGAAGCTAAAAGGGCCACAATGGATGCGGCAAGCTATAAGGGCCCGGTCTATATCAGATTAGGGCGATCAGGCGCGCCTGTGATAACCAAAGAAACCGATACATTCAAAATAGGCAAAGCCAATATATTGAGAGACGGCAAGGATATTTCGATATTTGCCTGCGGTCAAATGGTTTATGAATCTATGCTGGCGTGTGATGAATTAAAAAAAGACGGTATCGATGCCCGCCTTATAAATATGCACACACCTAAACCGATAGACAAGGATTGCATTCTAAAGTGCGCGAAAGAGACCGGCGCTATAGTTGCGGTCGAGGAACACACAATAGCAGGCGGTTTCGGCAGCGCCATTTCGGAAGTCGTGATAGAGAATTGTCCGGTGCCGATAAAATTTGTCGGGATAAGGGATAAATTCGGCCAGTCCGGCGAGCCCGAGGAGCTATTTGAGCATTTTGGGCTCAAAGCGAAATATATAGTGAAGGCCGCGAAAGACGCAATCGCAATGAAGCGGTAG